The Erwinia billingiae Eb661 nucleotide sequence GAATAGGAAGCCAGACCGACGGCCGTTAATACGCGACCCGCAGAAGACGTTTTACTGATGCGGAAACTGAAAAACGTCAGAATAAAGAAACTCAGGGTCAGCACCACCAGTTGCAGAAAACCCTGGGAAAGCGTTGTCCCAACGATAACCAGGAAGGCCACCATCAGCAGCGAATATCCGCTGTGAAACCAGGGTATCGTTAATCTCGGCTGTATGGCAAAACAAAAAACACCGCTGAGAAAATAAAGCATTACTGGATTGGTATAGAACTGGAACCAGGGGTTATCGCTCGGAACCAGTAAACTGGCGGCGGCCAACACAATCACGCTGAGGAAAATCAAGGTCAGTCCAGAACGGCGTGCCAGCAATAAGCCAGTAGAAAAAATCAGATAAAACAACATCTCGTAGCAAAATATCCAGCCTGAGGAGAGCACCGGTGTCAACGAACCGAGCTCTTTAATGTAGACCGAAGGAATAAAAAGCAGTGACAGGATATTATCCACAGGTTCTACGGTTGTAGATGGAAACCACGAGGGTTGTATCACCCAAAATACAATAGTGACCAGCGTGAATAAATAATAAACCGGCAATATTTTTACCAGTCTTCCTTTAATAAACGGAATGACCTTTCCTTCGCCAAAGTCATTCCA carries:
- a CDS encoding acyltransferase family protein → MKNNLLSITWLHAAACLLIVLCNAESFAGKLSDVKFSGLAGYGSSIGQLGVFLFFMSSGYLISSLHWNDFGEGKVIPFIKGRLVKILPVYYLFTLVTIVFWVIQPSWFPSTTVEPVDNILSLLFIPSVYIKELGSLTPVLSSGWIFCYEMLFYLIFSTGLLLARRSGLTLIFLSVIVLAAASLLVPSDNPWFQFYTNPVMLYFLSGVFCFAIQPRLTIPWFHSGYSLLMVAFLVIVGTTLSQGFLQLVVLTLSFFILTFFSFRISKTSSAGRVLTAVGLASYSIYVCHRLLMGALVEMIQLIIPAGSSQTILYLAMALLLVGSVGFGYLVYWMIERRASVILQVKAG